The following coding sequences are from one Comamonas koreensis window:
- a CDS encoding Bug family tripartite tricarboxylate transporter substrate binding protein, which yields MNTIRLNARRTVLQAIAAVSLGAALMPAAFAAEAFPNKPITMVVPFVAGGTTDILARIVGQSLGEELGQPVIIDNRAGAGGNIGGQFAARAPADGYTIFMGTVGTHAINEWLYKKMPFSPNKDFAPLTRVANVPNLLVANPAQPFKNVKELISYAQAHPGQVNFGSSGSGSSIHLSGELFKMMAKVDMIHIPYKGSAPAVTDLLGNQIAIMFDNMPSAIQHVRSGKLRPLAVTTAKRSPELPDVPTVAEAGVPGYEATSWFGLFAPTKTPADVQAKLHAAIIKVLQKPDVIKKIGDQGGEVVTESQAEFGKFIAAENEKWKQVVKTSGATAG from the coding sequence ATGAACACCATCCGCCTCAACGCCCGCCGCACCGTGCTGCAAGCCATTGCCGCTGTCAGCCTGGGGGCAGCCCTCATGCCTGCTGCCTTTGCGGCAGAGGCCTTCCCCAACAAACCCATCACGATGGTCGTGCCCTTTGTGGCCGGCGGCACCACCGACATCCTGGCCCGCATCGTCGGCCAGTCGCTGGGCGAGGAGTTGGGCCAGCCAGTCATCATCGACAACCGTGCCGGTGCCGGTGGCAATATCGGCGGGCAGTTTGCCGCACGTGCGCCTGCTGACGGCTACACCATCTTCATGGGCACCGTGGGCACCCACGCGATCAATGAATGGCTCTACAAGAAGATGCCCTTCAGCCCCAACAAGGACTTTGCGCCGCTGACCCGCGTGGCCAATGTGCCCAACCTGCTGGTGGCCAATCCCGCCCAGCCTTTCAAGAACGTCAAGGAGCTGATCAGCTACGCCCAGGCCCATCCCGGCCAGGTGAACTTTGGCTCCTCGGGCAGCGGCAGCTCCATCCATCTATCCGGTGAGCTGTTCAAGATGATGGCCAAGGTCGACATGATCCACATCCCCTACAAGGGCAGCGCGCCGGCCGTGACCGACCTGCTGGGCAACCAGATTGCGATCATGTTCGACAACATGCCCTCGGCCATCCAGCATGTGCGCTCGGGCAAGCTGCGCCCGCTGGCCGTGACCACCGCCAAGCGCTCGCCCGAGCTGCCCGATGTGCCTACCGTTGCCGAAGCGGGCGTGCCGGGCTACGAGGCCACCTCCTGGTTTGGTCTTTTCGCCCCCACCAAGACGCCCGCCGATGTGCAGGCCAAGCTGCATGCCGCGATCATCAAGGTGTTGCAAAAGCCTGACGTGATCAAAAAGATTGGTGACCAGGGCGGCGAAGTGGTGACCGAATCGCAAGCGGAATTTGGCAAGTTCATCGCTGCTGAAAACGAGAAGTGGAAGCAAGTGGTGAAGACCTCGGGCGCGACCGCAGGCTGA
- a CDS encoding PhoX family protein, whose translation MSKSISDKVVRNTEGNTPFSTILETHMSRRLVMRGSLGSALALFAGASISACGGGGDGDDDKAVKLGFASLPNSMTDACVVPAGYVASVIGAWGTPLNDQAAPWSNEGRNTSQDLLHSTGMHHDGMHYFPLAGSSSEGLLVVNHEYIDEKALHPNGPTSVGGKRPAEEVRKEINAHGVAVMHVRKQGSQWEIIQNSRYNRRFTSATPMNLSGPVAGTDWVKTPFSTTGSQVRGTNNNCGNGTTPWGTYITAEENWAACFVNTGEQTAAQKRVGVQAKLGRYQWETAAGDASEQQGEFARFNITATGTDGLQDWRNEVNGFGYLVEIDPYDPGSTATKRTAMGRFAHEGAAYGIPVAGKPLAFYSGDDSRFEYIYRFVSEALWDPKDAERSDRIAVGHKYLDKGTLYVARFDAEGKGEWLALTPATKGKDGRSLGEAFGNIDAILINTRGAADFVGATPMDRPEWTAVHPSNGDVYLTLTNNTSRNAERGTNPANPRLNNVNGHIVRWHDDAGANTFRWDIFVFGSDAAGNADTNRSGLTEMNQLASPDGIAFDDRGILWIQTDNGIDGGRNNAVAKATNDQMLAVVPGAMKDAKGTGPVINAANQAELRRFFVGPNEAEITGFAYTPDHTSIFLNIQHPVNWPAYGTADATRAPDGKVRPRSSTVVIQKVDGGPIGV comes from the coding sequence ATGAGCAAATCCATTTCCGACAAAGTCGTCCGCAACACGGAAGGCAACACCCCTTTCAGCACCATCCTTGAAACGCATATGTCGCGCCGCCTGGTGATGCGCGGCAGCCTGGGCTCGGCCCTGGCGCTGTTTGCCGGTGCGAGCATCTCCGCCTGTGGTGGCGGCGGCGATGGCGATGATGACAAGGCCGTCAAGCTCGGCTTTGCCTCGCTGCCCAACTCGATGACGGACGCCTGCGTGGTGCCCGCCGGCTATGTGGCCTCGGTCATCGGTGCTTGGGGCACGCCGCTCAACGACCAGGCGGCACCCTGGAGCAATGAAGGCCGCAACACCTCGCAAGACCTGCTGCATTCCACCGGCATGCACCATGACGGCATGCATTACTTCCCGCTGGCAGGCAGCTCCAGCGAAGGCCTGTTGGTGGTCAACCACGAGTACATCGACGAGAAGGCCTTGCACCCCAACGGCCCCACCTCGGTGGGCGGCAAGCGCCCGGCAGAAGAAGTGCGCAAGGAGATCAACGCCCATGGTGTGGCGGTGATGCATGTGCGCAAGCAGGGTAGCCAGTGGGAGATCATCCAGAACTCGCGCTACAACCGCCGCTTTACCTCGGCCACGCCGATGAACCTGTCCGGCCCCGTGGCGGGAACCGACTGGGTCAAGACGCCGTTCTCGACCACCGGCAGCCAAGTGCGCGGCACCAACAACAACTGCGGCAATGGCACCACGCCTTGGGGCACCTACATCACCGCCGAAGAAAACTGGGCGGCCTGCTTTGTCAACACCGGCGAGCAAACCGCCGCGCAAAAGCGCGTGGGCGTGCAGGCCAAGCTGGGCCGCTACCAGTGGGAAACCGCAGCGGGCGACGCGAGCGAGCAGCAGGGCGAATTTGCCCGCTTCAACATCACTGCCACTGGCACCGACGGCCTGCAGGACTGGCGCAATGAGGTCAACGGCTTTGGCTACCTGGTTGAGATCGATCCGTATGACCCCGGGAGCACGGCCACCAAGCGCACCGCGATGGGCCGCTTTGCCCACGAAGGCGCCGCCTACGGCATCCCGGTGGCTGGCAAGCCGCTGGCCTTCTACAGCGGCGATGATTCGCGCTTTGAGTACATCTACCGCTTTGTGTCCGAAGCGCTGTGGGACCCCAAGGATGCCGAGCGCAGCGACCGCATTGCCGTGGGCCACAAGTACCTGGACAAGGGCACCTTGTATGTGGCGCGCTTTGATGCCGAAGGCAAGGGCGAATGGCTGGCGCTGACTCCGGCGACCAAGGGCAAGGACGGCCGCAGCCTGGGCGAGGCCTTTGGCAATATCGATGCCATTCTGATCAACACGCGCGGCGCGGCGGATTTTGTCGGTGCCACCCCGATGGACCGCCCCGAGTGGACCGCTGTGCACCCCAGCAATGGCGATGTCTACCTGACCCTGACCAACAACACCAGCCGCAATGCCGAGCGCGGCACCAACCCGGCCAATCCGCGCCTGAACAATGTCAACGGCCACATCGTGCGCTGGCACGACGATGCCGGCGCCAACACCTTCCGCTGGGATATCTTTGTGTTCGGCTCGGACGCGGCGGGCAATGCCGACACCAACCGCTCGGGCCTGACCGAGATGAACCAGCTGGCCAGCCCTGATGGCATTGCCTTCGATGACCGCGGCATTCTGTGGATCCAGACCGACAACGGCATCGACGGCGGCCGCAACAATGCCGTCGCCAAGGCCACCAATGACCAGATGCTGGCCGTGGTGCCCGGTGCTATGAAGGATGCCAAGGGCACGGGCCCGGTCATCAATGCGGCCAACCAGGCCGAGCTGCGCCGCTTCTTTGTCGGCCCCAACGAGGCCGAGATCACCGGCTTTGCCTATACCCCCGACCACACCAGCATCTTCCTCAACATCCAGCACCCGGTGAACTGGCCTGCCTATGGCACGGCCGATGCCACCCGCGCGCCCGATGGCAAGGTGCGCCCACGCTCGTCGACGGTGGTGATCCAGAAGGTGGACGGCGGCCCGATCGGCGTCTGA